The following are from one region of the Vibrio hyugaensis genome:
- the clpA gene encoding ATP-dependent Clp protease ATP-binding subunit ClpA yields the protein MLNKELESSLNGAFARARDKRHEFMTVEHLLLALLENDAAKEALLACKADLDALRNELDIFIDQTTPLIPESDETRETQPTLSFQRVLQRAVFHVQSSGRSEVTGANVLVAIFSEQESHAAYLLKKNDISRLDIVNFISHGITKASGSNEDPSSSDSFGSEAPEETNPEERLESFATNLNQVAKAGNIDPLIGRDKELERTIQVLCRRRKNNPLLVGEAGVGKTAIAEGLAWRIVEGQVPEVIQNSVIYSLDIGSLLAGTKYRGDFEKRFKSVLKQLEKEEDAILFIDEIHTIIGAGAASGGQVDAANLIKPLLSSGKLRCIGSTTYQEYSNIFEKERALSRRFQKIDVVEPSLDDTTKILIGLKPKYEAHHEVRYTNKALRAAVELSAKYINERHLPDKAIDVIDEAGARSRLAPASRRKKTVGVADIESMVAKMARIPEKSVSSSDKDILKNLDDKMKMLVFGQDNAIDALSEAIKLSRAGLGVDNKPVGSFLFAGPTGVGKTEVTVQLSKLLGIELLRFDMSEYGERHSVSRLIGAPPGYVGYDQGGLLTDAVLKHPHSVVLLDEIEKAHPDIFNLLLQVMDNGTLTDNNGRKADFRNVILVMTTNAGVAETEKKSIGLIQQDHSHDAMAEIKKVFTPEFRNRLDNIIWFNSLDETVIHQVVDKFIVELQVQLDARGVSMEVSQDARHWLADRGYDKAMGARPMGRVIQEQLKKPLANELLFGSLVDGGTVRVTLVKDELKFEYLSEKEAALH from the coding sequence ATGCTAAATAAAGAACTAGAATCAAGCCTTAACGGTGCATTCGCTCGTGCGCGTGATAAACGCCACGAGTTTATGACTGTCGAACACCTCCTACTTGCATTATTGGAGAATGATGCAGCTAAGGAAGCCCTACTAGCCTGCAAAGCGGATCTTGATGCTTTGCGCAACGAACTCGATATTTTTATCGACCAAACAACGCCGCTCATCCCAGAAAGTGACGAGACGCGCGAAACCCAGCCGACATTGAGCTTTCAGCGTGTGCTTCAGCGCGCCGTTTTCCATGTACAGTCGTCTGGCCGTAGTGAAGTAACAGGAGCAAATGTTCTCGTTGCGATCTTTAGTGAGCAAGAGTCTCACGCTGCTTATCTATTGAAGAAGAACGATATTTCTCGTTTGGACATCGTTAACTTTATTTCTCACGGCATCACAAAAGCGTCTGGTTCTAACGAAGACCCATCTTCTTCTGACTCTTTCGGCTCAGAAGCGCCAGAAGAAACGAACCCAGAAGAACGATTGGAAAGTTTTGCGACTAACCTAAACCAAGTTGCGAAAGCTGGTAATATCGATCCACTCATCGGGCGAGATAAAGAGCTAGAGCGTACCATTCAAGTTCTTTGTCGCCGACGTAAAAACAACCCATTGCTAGTTGGTGAAGCGGGCGTTGGTAAAACGGCAATCGCGGAAGGTCTGGCATGGAGAATTGTCGAAGGCCAAGTGCCAGAAGTGATTCAAAATAGCGTTATCTACTCGTTAGATATCGGTTCATTGTTGGCTGGTACAAAATACCGTGGTGATTTCGAGAAACGCTTTAAGTCAGTCTTGAAGCAGCTTGAAAAAGAAGAAGATGCAATTCTGTTCATCGATGAAATTCACACCATCATTGGTGCTGGTGCGGCTTCTGGTGGTCAAGTTGATGCAGCGAACCTAATCAAACCTCTTTTGAGTAGCGGTAAGCTACGTTGTATCGGTTCTACAACCTACCAAGAGTACAGCAACATCTTTGAAAAAGAGCGTGCGTTGTCTCGCCGTTTCCAAAAGATCGATGTCGTGGAGCCATCGCTGGACGATACGACGAAAATCCTAATTGGTTTGAAACCAAAATACGAAGCGCACCATGAAGTCCGTTACACCAACAAAGCGTTACGTGCAGCGGTTGAGCTATCGGCAAAATACATCAATGAGCGTCATTTGCCAGATAAAGCGATCGACGTGATTGATGAAGCGGGTGCACGCAGCCGTTTAGCGCCTGCGAGTCGTCGTAAGAAGACGGTTGGCGTTGCAGACATCGAATCCATGGTTGCGAAGATGGCGCGTATCCCAGAGAAATCTGTGTCGTCGTCTGACAAAGACATTCTGAAGAACCTTGATGACAAGATGAAGATGCTGGTCTTTGGCCAAGACAATGCGATTGACGCGCTCTCAGAGGCGATCAAACTGTCTCGTGCTGGCCTAGGCGTTGATAACAAGCCTGTTGGTTCATTCTTGTTTGCCGGCCCAACTGGGGTAGGTAAAACAGAAGTGACTGTTCAGCTTTCTAAACTATTGGGCATTGAGCTTCTTCGTTTTGATATGTCTGAGTACGGTGAGCGTCATTCGGTGAGCCGTCTGATTGGTGCACCCCCAGGTTATGTTGGTTACGATCAAGGTGGTTTGCTGACCGATGCGGTGCTAAAACACCCGCACTCAGTGGTTCTGCTTGATGAAATCGAGAAAGCACACCCAGATATCTTTAATTTGCTGCTGCAAGTCATGGATAACGGTACGCTAACGGATAATAATGGTCGCAAAGCGGATTTCCGTAACGTGATCCTTGTTATGACAACCAATGCTGGTGTGGCTGAAACTGAGAAGAAATCGATCGGCCTGATCCAACAGGATCACAGCCATGACGCGATGGCGGAAATTAAGAAGGTGTTCACACCTGAATTCCGTAACCGTCTAGATAATATCATTTGGTTCAATAGCCTGGACGAAACAGTCATCCATCAAGTTGTTGACAAGTTCATTGTTGAGCTTCAAGTACAATTGGATGCTCGCGGCGTATCAATGGAAGTGTCTCAAGACGCTCGCCACTGGCTGGCGGATAGAGGTTATGACAAAGCGATGGGAGCTCGTCCTATGGGGCGTGTTATCCAAGAGCAGCTTAAGAAACCTCTGGCGAATGAACTGTTGTTTGGTTCACTTGTAGATGGTGGAACAGTGAGAGTGACGCTTGTGAAAGACGAACTTAAGTTTGAGTACTTAAGTGAGAAAGAAGCAGCGCTTCACTAG
- the clpS gene encoding ATP-dependent Clp protease adapter ClpS produces MSKNFEWVTPDSDLLERESTKVQPPKLYNVVLNNDDYTPMDFVIEVLERFFSHDIDKATQIMLKIHYEGKAICGTYSAEIAETKVAQVTMYSRENEHPLLCTMEQA; encoded by the coding sequence ATGAGTAAAAATTTTGAATGGGTGACTCCAGACTCTGATCTTCTGGAGCGAGAAAGTACGAAAGTTCAGCCACCTAAGCTGTACAACGTAGTTCTAAACAATGATGACTACACACCTATGGATTTCGTCATAGAGGTACTTGAGCGATTCTTCTCGCATGATATTGATAAAGCAACGCAAATCATGCTCAAGATCCACTATGAAGGAAAGGCAATCTGTGGCACATATAGCGCAGAGATTGCTGAGACAAAAGTAGCGCAAGTGACGATGTACTCAAGGGAAAATGAGCATCCGCTACTATGTACTATGGAGCAAGCGTAA
- the cspD gene encoding cold shock domain-containing protein CspD — protein sequence MATGTVKWFNNAKGFGFICSDEEEGDIFAHYSTIQMDGYRTLKAGQQVSYEIEKGPKGSHASSVVPIEAQAK from the coding sequence ATGGCTACAGGTACAGTAAAGTGGTTTAACAATGCCAAAGGATTTGGGTTTATCTGTTCAGATGAAGAGGAAGGAGATATCTTTGCCCACTACTCAACTATCCAAATGGACGGTTATCGTACACTGAAAGCAGGCCAACAAGTCTCATACGAGATTGAAAAAGGTCCAAAGGGCTCACACGCTAGTAGCGTTGTTCCAATAGAAGCCCAAGCCAAATAA